The DNA sequence GAACAGCCAGAGGAATGGCACCAAGAGCTCGGCTAGCCGTATACAAAGTTCTTTGGGAAAACTACATTTACTCATCTGATGTTATCGCAGCAGTGGATCAGGCAATCAAGGATGGAGTCGATGTATTGTCAATGTCGTTGGGAATTTTTGCAGAAGAAGATAAATTTTACGATGAAGACCCAATTGCTTTGGCTACATTTGCAGCCATGGAGAAAGGTATCTTTGTTTCTGCTTCGGCAGGAAACAAAGGACGTCTTTTTCATGGGACAATTTATAATGGGGCGCCATGGTTGACAACTGTTGCTGCAGGAACACTTGACCGTGAGTTTAAAGGAGCGTTGACTCTGGGAAACGATACTAAAAAGATTACATTTGAGTCGTTATATCCAGGCGAATTTTCTGGTCACCGAGAACAAATTGTTTTCTTGAACAAGTGCAAAAGCTTGAAGAAGCTGAAAAGGCTAAAGGGGAAAGTCATTGTTGTATGCAAAGATGGAAAGAACACAAACTTGGGAACCCAAGTCGACATAATCAAGAACGGAAGTACTTCGGTGATTTCTGGTGCTATATTTCTCACCAACTACGACTATAAAGATTATTATGATTACTCATTCGCAGCTGGATTCattgatgatgaaaatgatcgGAAAACTGTGATGGACTATATTAGTAAGAACAAAAACCCAACTGGGGTTTTGGAGTTTCGGAAGACGATTTTGGGTACAGCTACAGCTCCCAAAGTTGCGAGGTATAGTTCGAGAGGTCCATTTGCGAGAAGCCGGAATGTGTTGAAGCCCGACGTTTTGGCTCCTGGTTCGGAAATCTTGGCTTCATGGACTCCGCTTGACAAAGTTGGCGAAGTCCACTCCAAGCCTTTGTTCAGTAACTTCAAATTAGTTTCGGGAACTTCCATGGCCGCTCCACATGTTTCAGGGTTAGCCGCTTTGATCAAATCTGTTCACCCAGATTGGAGCCCTGCAGCTATTAGATCCGCCATCATGACTACGGCAAACCCTTTAGACAACACTGGGAGTCCCATTAAAGACGACGGAAACAACGACGAACCGGCCAGCCCCCTAGCCATGGGAGCTGGATTCATTGATCCCAATAAGGCCATTGATCCTGGGCTAATCTACGATGCAGAAACAGAGGACTATGTAAAGCTTCTCTGCTCATTTAACTACACAGCAAAGCAGATGAAAATCATTACCAAAACGAATACTAGTTGCAATGGGATTAAGCCGTCTTCTGATCTCAACTACCCGTCGTTTATAGCTTACTTTCCCTCCGATTTGGAGGGCTCCCATCGTCCGAAAGTGGTAAGGGAGTTCATAAGGAGGGTGAGGAATGTTGGGAATGAGAAGGCGAGTTACAGAGCAGAGGTGAGTGGCATGAGCGGTTTCAACGTG is a window from the Cannabis sativa cultivar Pink pepper isolate KNU-18-1 chromosome 1, ASM2916894v1, whole genome shotgun sequence genome containing:
- the LOC115706992 gene encoding subtilisin-like protease SBT1.9, with amino-acid sequence MTTALPRIQVVILNLIPIFFLFSSSYAQSKVYIVYMDHSAIPRAFSTHHSWFESTLSSISENSELPISSKLIHTYTNSIHGFSASLTPSELASLQNSPGYIHSTPDRPMELHTTHSPNFLGMSTSSGVWPASSYGEDVIIGVIDSGVWPESESFKDRGMSRVPLRWKGKCVTGQQFNTSLCNKKLIGARYFNKGVRANFPDAKITINSARDNEGHGTHTASIACGNFVEGASYFGYAAGTARGMAPRARLAVYKVLWENYIYSSDVIAAVDQAIKDGVDVLSMSLGIFAEEDKFYDEDPIALATFAAMEKGIFVSASAGNKGRLFHGTIYNGAPWLTTVAAGTLDREFKGALTLGNDTKKITFESLYPGEFSGHREQIVFLNKCKSLKKLKRLKGKVIVVCKDGKNTNLGTQVDIIKNGSTSVISGAIFLTNYDYKDYYDYSFAAGFIDDENDRKTVMDYISKNKNPTGVLEFRKTILGTATAPKVARYSSRGPFARSRNVLKPDVLAPGSEILASWTPLDKVGEVHSKPLFSNFKLVSGTSMAAPHVSGLAALIKSVHPDWSPAAIRSAIMTTANPLDNTGSPIKDDGNNDEPASPLAMGAGFIDPNKAIDPGLIYDAETEDYVKLLCSFNYTAKQMKIITKTNTSCNGIKPSSDLNYPSFIAYFPSDLEGSHRPKVVREFIRRVRNVGNEKASYRAEVSGMSGFNVKVEPSKLVFRRKNEMLSYKLSVEGPISVVEEIELLVHGSLSWVEESGKHVVRSPIVATDIDPRPMR